GATCCTGTCACGAAGCAGGAAAGGCAGGACATAGTATCCGAAACGCCGTTTTGGCTCCGGCGTGTAGATCTCGATCCGGTAATGGAACCCGAACAGTTCCCACAGGCGCCGGCGCTCGAAGACCAGCGAATCGAAGGGGCTTAACAGGGCACGGCCGGTGGCACGCCGTGGGAGTGTCGCTTCCACATGCCGGAAGACGTCCCGCCCCCAGCCAGCCACCTTGACGGGTTCCAGCCGGCCCTGCTGCACGAGATGCTCCACGGCCTGGGCGGTTGCCTTGACCGGCGTGCGGAAATAATCGGCGAAGCAGCGGATGCTTCCAATTCCATGCGCCAGCGCGGCCGCATCGGTGAGCCGCTGGAGTGCAGCAGTTGGGTCCACCTCGCGGACTTCAGAAGCCCGGTACGGCAGGACCTTCGATGTCAGCGCGTACCTGCGCTCGAATTGCCCGGTCCTGGAGGCCGCCGAAACCAGCCCCTCTTCGAAGAGGTCTTCCAGCACGCGTTTAACCGCATTCCAGTTCCAGCCCCAGTTGTCCGACTGTTTTTCCTCCACATGGCCAAGCCGTGCTGTCAGTTCCGAGGCGGTCATGGGCCGGGACCGGGCAAGGGCTGCCAGGATCCTGGCGGCGACGTCAGCACGAATCCCGGGGTCGAGCCGGGAAGCGCCCACCCAGGACCGCTTCTGCCACGGAAGCAGGTCCTGGTAATGCTCCGGCCGGATGTAGCTGGCTTCGTGGGCCCAGTATTCAAGCATTCGGCGCGGATGGCTGGCTGACATGCGTTGCAGGATGTCGCGGTCGTAGTCGCCAAGCCGGGAATAAAAGGGCAGGAAGTGGCTCCGAACCAGGACGTTGACGGAATCGATCTGGACGAGCTGCAGCCGGGCAAAAGTACGGCCCACCGTCCGTGCTGTCACGGGGCCGGCGGGCCGTCCTTTATGGAGTCCCTGTGCTGCCAGTGCGATCCGCCGGGCCTGGTCAAGGCTCAGCGTTGCTGACAATTCAGTCCTCTCTGGCGGTGGTGTTGTCCACCTTAAGCGTTAGCAGCAGCGTCATCGGAGCGGTAGGCCAGGACCTTTTCCTCCACGGCGGTGTCCCCTGGCTCGCATTCGTGGTCCAGGGTGATGACTCCGTAGGTCCAGCCGCGGCGGCGGTACACGACGGAAGGCGTATTGGTCGCCTTGTCCACGAAGAGATAGAAGTCATGGCCGACGAGCTCCATGTTGTCCACGGCATCGTCGAGCGTCATTGAAGCAGCGGGGAAGACCTTGCGCCTGATCAGTACCGGCGAGTTCCCGGCCGGGATGTCATTTTCAACGTCGTAGGGGGATTTTTCTTCCGGCGCCTGCGCGGATTCACTCCTGCGGTTGGCTTCAAGGTACAACGGTTCGTGCGCGCTGGCTGGTTCAAGGGTGGCTGTTGCTTCACGGACAGCCTTGGGAGTGTGGCGGCCATGGTGGACCTTCTTGCGGTCCTTGGCCCGGCGGAGCCGCTCAAGCAGCTTGTTGTAGGCGAGGTCGAAGGCGGCAAATTTGTCTGGGGCGCTCGCTTCGGCACGGATCACAGGGCCCCGGCCCAGGACTGTCACCTCGACCGTCAACTGGTCGCCGGTTTGCCGGGCATTGGTCTCCTTGGAGACTTTCGTATCGACACGCTGGATCTTGTCACCCAGCGATTCGATTTTTGCGATCTTTTCCCCGGCGTATTCGCGGAACCGGTCTGAAACCGTCAGATTTCGTCCGCTGATCATAAACTCCATGGTGCCCTCCAAATGACTTCGGTGACACGACGGCGGCACTTCCATGGGCCCTGCTGCCTGACAGTCGAGCCCCTCTCCGAGCCGCCATCGAAAGGTACATTCTGTTCTTGGTACCCACCTCAGACGTTAGTTCATAGCCACCCGTTATTCATCCTTTCCCGGTTTATTTTTTTCTAAGTCATGGTGGTTCCGCGGCGGCCCTGCGGGTACCGCGTCCGGGTCAGGGGCGTCGGGCGGGCGTGTCGCCGCCAACACGACAGCACCCCTCACTTGGGCGCCGGCGAGGTGAAGTGCCCGGGCTGCTTCGCCAAGGGTGGCGCCGGTGGTCAGGACGTCGTCGATGAGGATGCATGGGCGCCCTGTGACCTTTGCCCGGACCCTGGGCTTGACCTGCATGGATCCCCGGACCCGTTGTGATCGGGCTCCCCTGCCCAGCCCCTTTTGACCCCCTAAAGCTTTCCGGCCTACAAACCCCTTGTACCCGTCCGGAACCCGGCCCCCGGGGGCCGCCTTACGCAGGACATCTGCGACCTCGAACCCCGGCAACTGCCGCGCCGCCTGCTTCAGCAGCAGGTGGACGGGGCTGAAACCCCGGCTGACGTATGCGGACGTGCTGGTGGGCACCGGAACCAGCAGGAACCCGGGGCCGCCGCGGGCTGCCGCCCTGACTGCCGAGGCCAGCGCGCGGCCAAGACTCTTGGCGAGCTGGTGCTGCCCGTGCCGCTTGAACGACAACAGCCCCTGTGCCAGTTCGTCCCGGTACACGCCTGCCGCCACCACTGGCAGTATGACTGTCCCCGCGACATCCATCAGTGCAGGCGCCCCGCTTTCCACGCGGAAGGGCTCCCTGGTCAACTGCCGGAGGCGGCCAGCACAGGAGGGGCAAAGACTGTGGTCTTCTGATCCGCAGCAGACGCAGTCCACCGGGACCGCCAAAGCGAAGAGGTCTTCCGCGGCGCCGGCCACCCAGTCGAGAAGTCGCAGGAAGGCGGCCTGGTGTTCAGCGCGGTGCAGGGCCGCCGAGGGCGGGTGCGGGGCAAGATCCGGATCCACTGCCCTGGTTCCGCTGCGGCGCCGATCAATGGGGTCCGCCGTTGGGGTGATGCCGTTCACCGTTCCACTGTGGCCCGGATCCCGGGCCTGCGGCAGCACGCCGGCGGCTATGTGGACAAGGCGGGGAACACCAACGCCGTGAAGCGCTAAGCTGCCTGCCGTTTGCCATTTTGGGGGCAGGAGCAGGTCAGCCCGGGAACGCAGGATCGATGGGGCCCTTGATTTGCGGCGACCAGCCATTGCCGAGGCGTTGGAAGATCCCTTCCCCGGATTGTACGTAAAGGTCGTCGGCGCCATTTCCCGCGCTGATAGCCACCAGGCCCGGCCAGGGAGCCAGCTGCTGCGGCTGCCCGGAAGTCAGGGACAGCAGTTCCGGCGTGACATTCGTACCTGCCGCCCCCTTCATCACCGCAATAGTGGTGCCGTTCACCCAAACCCCTTGGTCGGGATCGCTGGAAGCCACCAGGGTAATGGGCGCCGTCAGCTCCCGGGGGGTGCCGTCCCCGGCCCGGATCACGCCGGCTATTTGCACCTTGGACTTGCCGTTTTGTTCGGAGATGACCAGGGCGCGCACGCCGTCGCGAGAGATGCGGAGCTCCCTCACGGTGCGGCCGGCGAGCCAGGCAGGGGCCAGCGTTACGGATGGGACTGCTGCTCCTTCCGCCACGCCGGCTGGGTGGAACGCCACCACCTCAGTGGCA
This window of the Pseudarthrobacter defluvii genome carries:
- a CDS encoding winged helix-turn-helix domain-containing protein; its protein translation is MSATLSLDQARRIALAAQGLHKGRPAGPVTARTVGRTFARLQLVQIDSVNVLVRSHFLPFYSRLGDYDRDILQRMSASHPRRMLEYWAHEASYIRPEHYQDLLPWQKRSWVGASRLDPGIRADVAARILAALARSRPMTASELTARLGHVEEKQSDNWGWNWNAVKRVLEDLFEEGLVSAASRTGQFERRYALTSKVLPYRASEVREVDPTAALQRLTDAAALAHGIGSIRCFADYFRTPVKATAQAVEHLVQQGRLEPVKVAGWGRDVFRHVEATLPRRATGRALLSPFDSLVFERRRLWELFGFHYRIEIYTPEPKRRFGYYVLPFLLRDRIVARVDLKADRAGGRLLVRSAFAEPDAPLDTAVELAAELKLMAQWLGLPEVEVGQAGDLAASLSQELARL
- the hpf gene encoding ribosome hibernation-promoting factor, HPF/YfiA family, coding for MEFMISGRNLTVSDRFREYAGEKIAKIESLGDKIQRVDTKVSKETNARQTGDQLTVEVTVLGRGPVIRAEASAPDKFAAFDLAYNKLLERLRRAKDRKKVHHGRHTPKAVREATATLEPASAHEPLYLEANRRSESAQAPEEKSPYDVENDIPAGNSPVLIRRKVFPAASMTLDDAVDNMELVGHDFYLFVDKATNTPSVVYRRRGWTYGVITLDHECEPGDTAVEEKVLAYRSDDAAANA
- a CDS encoding ComF family protein, which gives rise to MDRRRSGTRAVDPDLAPHPPSAALHRAEHQAAFLRLLDWVAGAAEDLFALAVPVDCVCCGSEDHSLCPSCAGRLRQLTREPFRVESGAPALMDVAGTVILPVVAAGVYRDELAQGLLSFKRHGQHQLAKSLGRALASAVRAAARGGPGFLLVPVPTSTSAYVSRGFSPVHLLLKQAARQLPGFEVADVLRKAAPGGRVPDGYKGFVGRKALGGQKGLGRGARSQRVRGSMQVKPRVRAKVTGRPCILIDDVLTTGATLGEAARALHLAGAQVRGAVVLAATRPPDAPDPDAVPAGPPRNHHDLEKNKPGKDE